Proteins encoded in a region of the Nicotiana tomentosiformis chromosome 9, ASM39032v3, whole genome shotgun sequence genome:
- the LOC138898431 gene encoding uncharacterized protein: MGPFVSSCGNTYILVAVDYVSKWVEAIALPNNEVRSVMAFLKKNIFTRFVTTPYHPQASGLVEVSKWEIKSILSKTVNANKTDWSKKLDDALWDYQNALKIPIGMSTYQLVFGKAFHLLVELEHKAMWALKKLNLD; encoded by the exons atgggtccttttgtaagttcttgtggaaacacctacatcttggtcgcggttgattatgtgtctaaatgggttgaggccattgctctacccaacaatgaagtgaGGAGTGTGATGGCGTTCttaaagaagaatattttcacaagatttg ttacgactccctatcatccacaagctagcggtctaGTGGAAGTTTCCAaatgggagataaagagtatcttgtctaaaacagtgaatgctaacaaaacggattggtcaaagaagcttgatgatgcactatgggatTATCAGAATGCTTTAAAAATTCCTATCGGGATGTCTACATACCagttggtgtttggcaaagcttttcatcttctggtggaacttgagcacaaagccatgtgggctttaaagaagttgaatcttgattag
- the LOC138898430 gene encoding uncharacterized protein — protein sequence MAPKLEDPRAFTIPYTIGSAEFAKALYDPGASINLMLYSVFKILGIGKPRATSMRLQMVDLDYDVPIILGRPFLATRKALVDVEARERTFQVGDEKMVFHVCKSMKQPNSNEVCSFMDLVTDVIIYDTSASINVGDMFEAVFLNFDDDGMDAFMECVNSLQGMGSYKYTP from the exons atggctcctaagttggaagatccccgtgctttcacaatcccttacaccattggaagtgccgagtttgccaaAGCTCTTTATGATCctggggcgagtatcaatttgatgctctattcggttttcaagatcttgggaattgggaaaccaagagcCACATcaatgagattacaaatggtcgatc tggactatgatgtaccgattattcttggaagacctttccttgctacgaggaaggctcttgttgacGTGGAAGCCAGAGAACGCACGTTccaggtgggtgatgaaaagatggtgttccacgtgtgcaaatctatgaagcaaccaaatagcaatgaagtgtgttcattcatggacttggtgaccgatgtgattatttaTGATACAAGTGCctcgattaatgtgggtgatatgtttgAGGCCGTCtttctcaattttgatgatgacggGATGGATGCCTTCATGGAATGTgtaaattctttgcaaggaatggggtcgtacaaatATACACCctga